A portion of the Corynebacterium occultum genome contains these proteins:
- a CDS encoding NAD-dependent epimerase/dehydratase family protein, with protein MKALVTGSADFIGSHLVDYLIAQGHEVIALDDLSHGRLSNLSAALHSGRLKFLHVDLLSADLDALVAQYRPDVIFHLGAQIDVRTSVENPVRDAEANILATIRLAEAARKHGVHKVVLTSSDGTLYSRPGEFPVGEGVPVDPHSSSAASKYAAEVYLNTFRNLYGLDCSHIAPANVYGPRQNPDGEAGVVATFAQRLLAGETTHVYGDGSHTRDYVYVGDVVRALYLAAGKRGSGMRFNIGTGVETTDRQLHTLVAETIGVPDEPDFLPAGLGDLPRSALSSGLAHRELGWQPLVPLREGIRLTVEHFHKAQSKFDTVSTHAWKVQI; from the coding sequence ATTAAGGCTCTGGTGACTGGGAGCGCAGATTTTATTGGCTCCCATTTAGTTGATTATCTGATTGCGCAGGGACATGAAGTGATTGCGCTTGATGATCTTTCCCATGGCCGCCTGTCAAACCTGAGTGCCGCCCTGCACAGCGGGCGCCTGAAATTCCTCCATGTTGATCTCCTCAGCGCCGACCTGGATGCCCTGGTGGCGCAGTACCGTCCTGATGTCATCTTCCACCTGGGCGCCCAGATTGATGTGCGCACCTCGGTGGAGAACCCGGTCCGTGATGCTGAAGCCAATATTCTCGCCACGATCCGCCTGGCGGAGGCCGCCCGGAAACATGGGGTCCACAAGGTGGTGCTGACCTCCTCCGACGGCACCCTTTATAGCCGCCCGGGGGAATTTCCGGTGGGGGAGGGGGTTCCGGTGGATCCCCATTCCTCCTCTGCGGCCAGCAAATATGCCGCTGAGGTCTACCTGAACACCTTCCGGAACCTTTATGGGCTGGACTGCTCTCATATAGCTCCGGCCAATGTTTACGGCCCACGCCAGAACCCGGATGGTGAGGCCGGGGTTGTGGCGACCTTCGCCCAGCGACTGCTCGCCGGGGAAACCACCCATGTCTACGGGGATGGCTCCCACACCCGCGATTATGTCTACGTCGGTGATGTGGTCCGTGCCCTCTACCTTGCGGCCGGGAAACGGGGGAGCGGGATGCGTTTCAATATCGGCACCGGTGTGGAGACCACCGACCGGCAGCTCCACACCCTGGTGGCGGAGACCATCGGGGTGCCGGATGAACCGGATTTCCTTCCGGCCGGGCTGGGTGATCTACCCCGCTCGGCGCTGTCCTCCGGCCTCGCCCACCGCGAGCTGGGTTGGCAGCCCCTGGTGCCGTTGCGGGAGGGGATTCGACTGACCGTCGAACACTTCCACAAGGCCCAGAGCAAGTTCGACACCGTGTCCACCCATGCCTGGAAAGTGCAGATCTGA
- a CDS encoding UTP--glucose-1-phosphate uridylyltransferase, translated as MTNYLNTANSAQIKTVVVPAAGHGTRFLPATKTVPKELLPVVDTPGIELIAEEAAELGASRMAIITSPSKPGLLRHFEDFPELVSTLQARGKHEQVAMVERAGRLIEPVSVVQHEALGLGHAVGLAESALDDDEEAFAVMLPDDLVLPFGVLEQMAEVRASFGGSVLCAFEVTPEEVSSYGVFEVMEICPDEGLPTETVKQVIGMVEKPPAAEAPSRLAAAGRYLLDRAVFDALRRIKPGQGGELQLTDAIELMIKEGHPVHVVIHQGKRHDLGNPAGYIPACVDFGLSHPKYGRALRDTIGAVLQEYDDREASLA; from the coding sequence ATGACTAACTACCTGAACACCGCCAACTCCGCCCAGATCAAGACCGTGGTGGTGCCCGCAGCCGGACATGGCACCCGTTTCCTGCCCGCCACCAAGACCGTGCCGAAGGAGCTGCTCCCCGTGGTCGACACCCCCGGCATCGAGCTGATCGCCGAGGAAGCCGCCGAGCTGGGTGCTTCGCGCATGGCGATCATCACCTCCCCGAGCAAGCCGGGGTTGCTGCGCCATTTCGAGGACTTCCCGGAGCTGGTGTCCACCCTGCAGGCCCGTGGCAAGCATGAACAGGTGGCCATGGTGGAGCGCGCCGGCCGCCTGATTGAACCGGTGTCGGTGGTCCAGCATGAGGCTCTGGGCCTGGGGCATGCCGTGGGCCTGGCGGAAAGTGCCCTCGATGATGATGAGGAGGCATTCGCGGTCATGCTTCCCGATGACCTGGTGCTTCCCTTCGGGGTCCTGGAACAGATGGCTGAGGTCCGGGCCAGTTTCGGTGGTTCGGTGCTCTGCGCTTTCGAGGTCACACCGGAGGAGGTGTCCAGTTACGGGGTCTTCGAGGTCATGGAGATCTGCCCGGATGAGGGTTTGCCCACCGAAACCGTGAAACAGGTCATCGGCATGGTGGAGAAGCCCCCGGCGGCGGAGGCCCCCTCTCGTCTGGCCGCCGCCGGCCGTTATCTGCTGGATCGCGCGGTTTTTGATGCCCTGCGTCGCATCAAGCCAGGTCAGGGCGGTGAACTGCAGCTGACGGATGCCATCGAGCTGATGATCAAGGAGGGGCACCCGGTGCATGTGGTGATCCACCAGGGTAAACGCCATGACCTGGGTAATCCGGCTGGCTATATCCCCGCCTGCGTGGATTTCGGGCTCTCCCACCCCAAGTACGGCCGCGCCCTGCGGGATACGATCGGTGCGGTACTGCAGGAGTATGACGACCGCGAAGCGAGCCTGGCCTGA
- a CDS encoding sulfite exporter TauE/SafE family protein, whose protein sequence is MELVVIGVILMIAACVQGSIGFGLGMLAAPLIALIRPDLLPALILLLALVLSSATLIRDRGGVEWRVVLWTSIGRLPGSLLGATAVAFLPLTGLSLALATAVILGIVSSLVGWRPGHGPRASLVAGAASGLLGTSTSIGGPPLSIILRDLAVEKIRGTMGAAFVIGSTLSITLLSLSGSLTFEHLKAAVLFLPAVVIGFLLSGVVNRHLNSQALYFGAVGLSLLGAVVVILRSLGQLL, encoded by the coding sequence GTGGAACTTGTGGTGATCGGCGTGATCCTCATGATCGCAGCCTGCGTGCAGGGATCCATCGGTTTCGGCCTCGGCATGCTGGCGGCACCACTGATCGCGCTCATCCGCCCAGACCTCCTGCCCGCCCTCATCCTCCTGCTGGCACTGGTGCTCTCCTCAGCCACCCTCATCCGGGATCGGGGAGGGGTGGAATGGCGGGTGGTGCTGTGGACCAGCATCGGACGACTCCCTGGTTCCCTGCTCGGGGCAACCGCGGTGGCGTTTCTCCCCCTCACCGGGCTCTCCCTGGCCCTGGCCACCGCCGTGATCCTAGGAATTGTCTCCAGCCTGGTCGGTTGGCGACCCGGCCACGGTCCCAGAGCCTCCTTGGTGGCAGGAGCCGCCTCCGGGCTCCTGGGCACCTCCACCTCGATTGGAGGCCCGCCCCTCTCCATCATCCTCCGGGATCTGGCAGTGGAGAAGATCCGCGGCACCATGGGCGCCGCCTTCGTCATCGGCAGCACCCTCTCCATCACCCTGCTCTCGCTCAGCGGTTCGCTGACCTTTGAGCACCTCAAGGCGGCAGTGCTCTTCCTGCCGGCCGTGGTCATCGGCTTCCTGCTCTCCGGGGTGGTCAACCGGCACCTGAACAGTCAGGCCCTCTACTTCGGGGCAGTCGGATTATCACTGCTCGGAGCGGTGGTGGTCATCCTGCGGTCACTGGGGCAGCTGCTCTAA
- a CDS encoding queuosine precursor transporter, which produces MLKRLWHDIRVTNTPDNGPGQGAAVNPTAVSAKARFIPLQKSYYPILLASFVAVFLISNILATKGVEIGPLITDGAFFLFPISYVIGDVLAECYGFTATRRAIWTSFVVTVLAVLAFYVAIWLPPASFYSGQVEFEMVLGLVPQIVVASLVGYIVGQLLNSYVLVAIKKRTGEKSLWARLLGSTVVGEFGDTLLFCLIAAPVIGITTAGELGNFVVVGFLWKTLLEIALLPLTYAVIRWVKKAEGY; this is translated from the coding sequence ATGTTAAAGAGGTTATGGCACGATATCCGGGTGACCAATACACCAGATAACGGGCCTGGGCAGGGCGCCGCCGTGAACCCCACCGCAGTGTCCGCTAAAGCCCGTTTCATTCCCCTGCAGAAGTCCTACTACCCCATTCTCCTCGCGAGCTTCGTCGCGGTCTTCCTGATCTCCAATATCCTCGCCACCAAGGGCGTGGAAATCGGGCCGTTGATCACCGACGGTGCCTTCTTCCTCTTCCCCATCTCCTATGTCATCGGCGATGTGTTGGCCGAATGCTACGGATTCACAGCCACCCGGCGCGCCATCTGGACCAGCTTCGTGGTGACCGTGCTGGCGGTGCTCGCTTTCTATGTGGCTATCTGGCTGCCACCAGCGTCCTTCTACTCGGGCCAGGTTGAGTTTGAGATGGTGCTCGGGCTGGTGCCGCAGATCGTGGTGGCATCCTTGGTCGGCTATATCGTCGGGCAGCTGCTCAACTCCTATGTGCTGGTGGCGATCAAGAAACGTACCGGCGAAAAATCGCTCTGGGCCCGACTGCTCGGCTCCACCGTCGTGGGCGAATTCGGTGACACCCTGCTGTTCTGCCTCATCGCGGCACCGGTAATCGGCATCACCACGGCTGGTGAGCTGGGGAACTTTGTGGTCGTCGGGTTCCTGTGGAAGACACTGCTGGAGATTGCGCTGCTGCCGCTGACCTATGCGGTGATCCGTTGGGTGAAGAAGGCCGAGGGGTATTAG
- the gluQRS gene encoding tRNA glutamyl-Q(34) synthetase GluQRS: MHPSDSGAGRYAPSPSGDLHFGNLRTALLAWLFARHSGRAFYMRVEDIDTQRSSLESAHRQLEDLATLGLDWDGDPTYQSDNFSNYAAALKKLPTFECYCSRKDIQEASRAPHAIPGSYPGTCRDLPEAVREQKRQELAAQNRVPALRLRTEVSSFTVHDTLLGDYTGDVDDFILRRGGQTPDWAYNLAVVVDDGAQGIDQVVRGDDLLSSAPRQAYLAQLLGLPVPEFVHVPLVLNQEGRRLAKRDGAVTLREMLVDAPITAVFAKLAASLGYRGVETPLQLLEVFDPVGLPREPFEWRG, translated from the coding sequence ATGCACCCTAGTGATTCCGGCGCCGGCCGCTACGCCCCCTCCCCGAGCGGTGACCTCCATTTCGGTAATCTTCGCACTGCGCTGCTGGCCTGGCTTTTCGCCCGTCACAGCGGCCGTGCTTTCTATATGCGGGTGGAGGATATAGACACCCAGCGTTCTTCCCTGGAGTCGGCACACCGCCAGCTGGAGGATCTGGCCACATTGGGACTGGACTGGGACGGTGACCCCACATATCAGTCGGATAATTTCAGCAATTATGCCGCCGCCCTCAAGAAACTCCCCACTTTCGAGTGTTATTGCTCGCGCAAGGATATCCAGGAGGCTTCCCGTGCCCCCCACGCGATCCCCGGTTCCTATCCCGGCACATGCCGTGATCTCCCGGAGGCTGTTCGGGAGCAGAAGCGCCAGGAGTTGGCCGCCCAGAACCGGGTCCCGGCACTGCGCCTGCGTACCGAGGTCTCCAGCTTCACGGTCCATGACACTCTGCTCGGTGATTACACCGGGGATGTCGATGATTTCATTCTCCGCCGCGGTGGCCAGACCCCGGACTGGGCCTATAATCTCGCGGTGGTAGTCGATGATGGTGCGCAGGGCATCGACCAGGTCGTCCGCGGGGATGACCTGCTCTCCTCCGCCCCGCGCCAGGCATATCTCGCCCAGCTCCTCGGCCTACCGGTACCCGAGTTCGTGCATGTGCCTCTCGTGCTGAACCAGGAAGGCCGCCGCCTGGCTAAACGCGATGGTGCGGTCACCCTCCGCGAAATGCTTGTCGACGCCCCGATCACCGCTGTCTTCGCCAAGCTCGCCGCCTCCCTCGGCTACCGGGGTGTCGAGACGCCCCTCCAGCTGCTGGAGGTCTTCGATCCTGTGGGCCTGCCGCGGGAACCGTTCGAATGGCGTGGCTGA